Proteins from one Nilaparvata lugens isolate BPH chromosome 10, ASM1435652v1, whole genome shotgun sequence genomic window:
- the LOC120353222 gene encoding uncharacterized protein LOC120353222, protein MSFTVCSYKGCTNSAAKIKGLKMFRFSKSLSEIWIRHTGNSDLIGLSPTKLNKLKRVCEQHFRESDILPSGRLMNGAVPLCYVAPEVIPGPSHPPLVPESPTPTLNRSSSTPRKYRNISALGNPPVSPSPTSPSLSTPSGKFWVNNVSPSPKLKSVNRALFGSSNKSLEEKVKVLSTKVAVLRNKLASKRATIYRLKKQLKQKRVSDSQKFALLNFPLRSEEAAIVWRMQKHKKNQPWSKKEKMISTTLYLVSPAAYKFLKQIMIFPGISTIKAWISEKNSYRTGFNKDLMERIRAKARCMSSKEKSCVLMFDDMAIKQALEYSTNLDIIEGYQDIGNYGRDCHLGKQATVFMIRGLYYQWKLPVGYFITEKGLSGDKTKTLLLDCVTFLENAGLDVRAVVCDQCTTNRSAYKQLGVSPARPYFEMSGGRVVHALFDVPHLVNQFETTSSHMIL, encoded by the exons ATGTCATTTACAGTGTGCTCTTACAAAGGCTGCACAAACAGTGCAGCAAAAATCAAAGGACTGAAGATGTTCCGTTTTTCCAAATCTTTATCAGAAATTTGGATACGTCATACAG GAAATTCTGATTTGATTGGACTATCTCCAACAAAATTGAACAAGCTAAAGAGAGTCTGTGAGCAGCATTTTCGAGAATCGGATATTCTGCCAAGTGGCCGATTGATGAATGGCGCTGTTCCATTGTGCTACGTTGCACCAGAAGTAATACCTGGCCCTTCACACCCACCACTTGTTCCAGAATCCCCTACACCGACTCTTAATAGATCATCATCCACTCCccgaaaatatagaaatattagTGCATTGGGTAATCCTCCCGTCTCGCCATCACCAACTTCTCCATCACTCAGCACCCCATCTGGCAAGTTTTGGGTGAATAATGTATCACCATCGCCAAAGCTGAAGTCGGTGAATAGAGCTTTATTTGGTTCATCGAATAAGAGTTTGGAAGAGAAAGTGAAAGTGTTGTCAACGAAGGTTGCAGTCTTGAGAAATAAGTTAGCTAGTAAGAGAGCAACTATTTACAGGTTGAAGAagcaattgaaacaaaaaagggTTTCTGACTCTCAAAAATTTGCTTTGTTGAATTTCCCCCTCCGAAGTGAAGAAGCTGCTATCGTGTGGAGAATGCAGAAGCATAAAAAAAATCAACCATGGTcgaaaaaggagaagatgatcAGCACAACTCTCTATTTGGTTTCTCCTGCAGCCTATAAGTTTCTCaaacaaattatgatttttccAGGCATCAGCACTATAAAAGCTTGGATTTCTGAGAAAAACTCCTATAGAACTGGTTTCAACAAAGATCTAATGGAGAGGATCAGAGCGAAGGCTCGGTGCATGTCATCAAAAGAAAAGTCATGTGTTCTTATGTTTGATGATATGGCTATCAAACAGGCCTTGGAGTACTCGACAAACTTGGATATCATAGAAGGATATCAAGATATAGGAAATTATGGCCGTGATTGTCATTTAGGCAAGCAAGCAACAGTTTTTATGATTCGGGGCCTCTATTATCAATGGAAGTTACCAGTTGGTTATTTCATAACTGAGAAAGGACTGTCAGGCGATAAAACTAAAACTCTGTTGCTTGATTGTGTAACGTTTCTCGAAAATGCAGGTCTTGATGTTAGAGCTGTTGTTTGCGACCAGTGTACCACTAATCGTAGTGCATACAAGCAGCTTGGAGTAAGTCCTGCACGGCCATATTTTGAAATGAGTGGAGGACGAGTTGTCCATGCACTTTTCGATGTTCCTCATCTTGTAAATCAGTTCGAAACAACCTCCTCACACATGATTTTATAA